In Aedes albopictus strain Foshan chromosome 3, AalbF5, whole genome shotgun sequence, the genomic window TGCTATTTGTAAGGCAACTATTCAAAAAATGCTTTATTTACttgaaaaacgactgatcaatttcaacccggagatcaaatTGACCGCGGTTTacggtagtacagatcttggatccTGCTAGAAAGGAAGTGttacacgaaaaaaaatccattcccaagaccatgaatatgactcatagtttcccgatatttttatgattttatgttataaatatacaccatgattaaattttatgatcttatgattgatttcaccataacgctatgcacccgttattgttttggctttcgaagaccaaaaatggaaaatataatcatgaagctatgattaaataagctgggatcatgagtagcattcatgaagccaagcaTAATTTTAATAAACCTGGATgtagatcctgatgctttaccaccagattcataaaattatggtttggtgtggtagaaccatgcatagaattcatagaatcaaaaaatacttttatgattccgtcgtcgtcggacctatatgcttctcagtcaaattcataaaatcatggttgagtgaGATGGAACCATACATAAAATtgatggaattaagaattacttttatgattacgtcgtcgtcggtcccaaatgctttaaattagattaataaaacgatgcaagctaaaatcataagaaaataaaatacgtgatatcagagcccatttctatgattttgggacctatccatcatcctttttttctatgagcaagcagcactttttagttggcctcttgttagtgaagatatgtaatgttcaaatataaaagagaacaacaatgatcgaactcaccggataatgatatttagctggtttactatttttgtctttggctacTGTTACGGTAGCTCGCACCGATCCCATATGACTACCACGACATTGGGGCGCCCCTCGGAGAAACGTCATAGTGACAACTGAAGTTGTCACTGTTAACTGATAGCAGTAGATGTCAAAGAATGAGAAGAGGAAAAAGGATGTGATGCTCGATAGTGTATGAAGtgaactgcatttgttatttcattaaaaagctttattttcttattttcaatagctaaaaatagtaagTGAGCCTAGAATTATATGAATTCGATAAAACTAATCCTAACTACCTTTGATTAGGTGGCAATCAGCCTACGAAAAGTGGATTTTCTCTCGTCAGTGAGCATAGGTTGTAGAGTTGAGGTTATAAAAACGTGAGTTGCCtgaatttaatgaaaatgaatttGTAATCTTGATGAAAAATAATTATACTTTATAGCGTTCTACATCTGTTCTGTTGCTCATATAAGCTTGTTGGGTTCATTGAGTGGGTGAAAAAGAGACCGATGTAAGTAAATGTACTCCTCATAGACCTTTAAGTATATGTATTAATAAAACCATGTAGCTTTTAGCTCTCACACACGTTACACACAAACGAAGGTGTTTGCTCAGGAGACTTCTCGAAACCCCACCACCCAACAATTCTAAAAGATCGTACGAGATGTCGAGAAGTACGAAAGGCTCACGGAAAGTGAAAAACCACTGCCAGGCTTGTGGAGCAGCGGATACCGACCGGATGGTTAGTTGCTGCCACTGCGGTTCTTGGTGGCATTTCGAGTGCGTGGGCGTCAACGACAGCATTGCCGAGCTCGACAGAGTGTTTAACTGTCCGAAATGCCAGAAACCCTCCACTCAAGTACCGGTGGACAAAGCACCAAGCAGGAAAGCGGGAAGTGTAAGTTCTGCGTGCTCCAGCAGGGCGTCCAGGGCGCGCTTAGAACTGGAGAAACTCGAAGCACAGAAAGCTCTCGCAGTGAAGCGCCTGGAGCTACAGCGACGAGAGCAAGATCGGAAGCATAAGGAGGCGGAGTTGCTATTTCAGCAAAAGAAGGCGGAAGACGAGGCAGCCCTCGAGCAACTGCAGCTGCAGCTAGAGGAGACCGTGATGAACGAGTCATTCCGGCTGCGGGATATAATCGCCCAGGAGGGTGGTGATGACGAGGATATAAGGAGCGTTGGATCGGTGGAAAGTACATCCAGCAAGGTTCGGCGATGGAGAGCGTTGAATTCGACGATGGCAGCCTCGACGGAGCAGGCTCCGACTGTCCCTACGATCAGCGAAACGACGACAACGACCACAACAACACCAGCTAGGCAGGACGGCGAGCAGCAACCAACTAGCAAACAGGGAGTTCTTGAAGTGGCGTTGGCAGGTATTTCATTAGGGCAGTCAGCAATGGAGCCAACGTTAGGAGGTTTGATAGGTCGAACAGAAAGCACTATTCTATCGACAACTAGTAGGAACTGTACGAATATTTGCCAAATTCCCCCTGCTCCCTTAGGGCCTAGTGTAAGCAGTCTCAGGACCACCCTAGAGCATTCGAATCCTAGCACTCCTAATTTTCCCACTGTCTCGAACGTTGGTGCATCCTTGCCTTTCAATCGGTCCTTGATGGGTATTCAGTCACGCGGTGTACATTCCGATAATCCGTGTGGCCAAGTTTCCGCGCAGTTCATTCGAACAAACGAAGTGAATCGAAGTAGTGTTGATCGAAATAGTGGTGTGGTGACTGTAGCTGATCTACTCGGAGGTTTGCATCCCAGGCAACCAATACCTGCTGAATTCGAGCCAGGACAACCGGCTCTACAACAACCGCCAGCGAGAGATCCAGAATTGCAGCGTAGAGATCCAGAACAACGGTCACAGCATGGACAACCACATCCACAGGTGCTACCGGTGTACTACGGACCAACACCCCAGCAGTTAGCGGCGAGACACGTTATGACCAAGGAGTTGCCGACcttttccggaaatccggaggatTGGCCACTGTTTATTAGTGCATACGCAAACTCTACTCAGGCGTGTGGGTTTTCCGACTCGGAAAACCTAGCAAGACTGCAGCGGTGCCTTAAAGGACATGCCTTGGAATCAGTCCGGAGTCGACTGCTTTTACCGGCGAGTGTCCCACACGTACTTGCTACATTGGAGACGTTGTATGGCCGACCGGAGCTGTTGATACATGCGTTACTGCAAAAGATCAGAGGAGTTCCAGCGCCGAAGCAGGACCGACTAGATACGCTGATTGGATTCGGTATGGCAGTGCAAAATCTTAGCGACCATTTAGAAGCCGGAAGACACGAAGCGCATCTCAACAACCCGATGCTATTGTTCGAGTTGGTAGAGAAGCTTCCGGCGCACATGAAGCTGGACTGGTCGCTGTACAAGCAAAGATGTGGAGAAGTGAATATCCGTTCTTTCGCTCAGTACATGGAGACGTTAGTACGCGCAGCAACCGACGTCACACTGCAGTACGATCCAAAACAGCAACCCCGACTGTTGAAAGAGAAGATCGGCAAGGATAAGAATTTCTGCGGAACTCACTCGACGGAAGATTCGGCCCCGGTCACACCGAAAGTAGCGACAGAATATTCGAAGCGCGGATCCAGCCCAGCTTGTCTAATCTGTCAGAATCCGGAACATCGTGTCAGGGACTGCTCGGAATTTCGCAAAAAGACTGTGGACGAGCGTTGGAAAACGATACAGCAGCTTAACTTGTGTCGACTTTGTCTCGGAGCCCACGGCAGAAGACCATGCAAAATCCGTAAGCAATGCGATACTGAAGGCTGCCAGCGGCGACATCATCCATTGCTTCATTCCAAGCAAGACTTCAGTGATATCAAGCGATGCACAGATGGCAGCAAGCAAGGTAATCGTGACGGACGGCCAACAGGAAATAACGTGCAGGTGGAGAACAAACAAGATCAGCATGATCCGAAGCCAAGCAGTTCCAAAGTCGCTACCAATCACCATTTTGCCGGTAAGACGACACTATTTCGGATTATTCCGGTGACCTTACATGGTAATAATCGTTCCGTGTCCGTTTACGCGTTTTTGGATGACGGGTCAGAGAAAACACTTGTTGACGAAGAAGTGGTGAAGCAGCTCGGTGTTGTCGGAGAAACGCAACCATTGTGTCTTCAGTGGACGGCAAACGTGAAAAGGACGGAAGCGAACTCGCAGCGGGTAACTTTGGAGATCGCTGGACATTCAAGCTTATCCAGACATTCTCTGACGGATGTGCGCACAGTGAGTAAGCTGGACTTGCCAAAACAGTCGTTGCGGTATGCTGAAATCTCGGAAGCATTCCCATACCTTAAAGGCCTTCCGATAGCAGATTATAATAACGCACAGCCACAGATTTTGATTGGAAACGACAATGCCCACGTTACATCAACGCTCAAGCTACGTGATGGTCAGCCCGGAGAGCCGATCGCAGCGAAATCGCGACTTGGGTGGACGGTTTACGGGTCTAGTCAAGAGAAGTCCGTGGACCAAGCCCACAGCTTCCACATCTGCGAGTGCCAGGAGGATGATCAAACGCTGCATGAGCTGGTTGAGCAGTTCTTCTCAGTAGAAAGCCTGGGAGTAATGCAAATACAGCCAACAGAGTCCGAGGAGGTTCAACGATCTCATCGAATACTGAAGGAAACCACGAGGCGTATCGGTCAGCGATTCGAAACAGGGCTCCTTTGGAAGTACGATCGCTTCGAATTTCCGGACAGCTACGGCATGGCAGTTCGACGGTTGCAGTGTTTAGAGAGGCGTATGCGGAACGATCCCATCATTGGAGAGAGCGTGACAAGACAGATATCCGAGTATCAAACAAAGGGATATATCCACAAGGCTACTCGGGAAGAACTCGATGAGGCGGATCCACGGCGTACGTGGTATTTGCCGTTAGGGGTTGTCATCAATCCGAAGAAACCGTCAAAAATTCGAATCTTCTGCGATGCGGCGGCGAAAGTGGATGGAGTATCCCTCAATACGATGCTACTGAAAGGACCAGATCTTCTGAGGACGTTGCTGGACGTTATTTTCGGTTTCCGGGAGAAGCGCATAGCTCTGTGTGCAGATCTTAAGGAAATGTTCCACCAGATACGGATTCGTCATGATGATCGACATGCACAACGTTTACTGTGGCGAGAGGACCCCACTCAGGaaccagaagtgtatttgatggatGTGGCCACGTTTGGAGCAACGTGTTCGCCATGTTCGGCACAATACGTTAAAAATGTAAACGCCGAACAATATTCAGAAGCATATCCGGCCGCAGCAAACGCTATAATTCGGAAGCATTATGTGGATGATTATTTGGACAGCGCTGACGACGTTGAACAAGCTGTGAAATTGGCGCTAGAGGTCAAGTACGTCCATTCCCAAGGTGGGTTTCATTTACGGAACTGGCTGTCGAACTCCAAAGAGGTGCTAGCACGAGTCGGAGAAAGCGGTCCAGCAACGGAGAAGTGTCTCCAGCTAGATAAAAACGGCTCAACGGAACGCGTACTTGGGATGTACTGGAGGCCTGATGAAGATGTCTTCACATTTTCGTCTACCTTGGCAACGGAAGCAAAGCACCCGACCAAACGACAAGCCTTGCGAGTAGTTATGAGCCCGTTCGATCCAGCGGGGCTATTATGCTTCTTTCTGATTCATGGCAAGATACTGATTCAGGACCTGTGGCGAGCGAAGACTGATTGGGATCAACTGATCCCGGAGAAATTACTCGAAAAATGGGAACGGTGGACTGATTTGTTCCGCTATCTGGACCAGATTAAAATACCGCGCAGCTATTTCCCGCAGCATTCGGCGAAGGATATCGTATCGTTGCAGTTGCATGTCTACGTGGATGCCAGCGAAGAGGCGTACGCTTGCGTGGGGTATTTGCGTGCGGTGTTTCCTGACGAGATAAAGGTAGCTCTGGTAGGAGCAAAATCGAAGGTAGCTCCGTTAAAAGCGCACTCGATTCCTCGTCTAGAGTTAATGGCTGCAGTCATCGGTGTACGTTTGGCAAAATCCATACTCAATGGCCACTCGCTGGTGATTGAGAAAGTTTCCTACTGGAGTGATTCGAAGACAGTGTTGGCCTGGATTAACTCGGACCACCGCAACTATCGACAGTTCGTCGCTTGCAGAGTGGGCGAGATTCTATCCAAGTCAACACCTGAGGATTGGCGATGGGTACCTACGAAGAAAAATGTGGCAGATGAAGCGACCAAGTGGGGGAAGGGTCCCCGACTGTCTTCGGATAGCCGTTGGTTTCGTGGTGAAGAAGACCTTTATCTACCAGAGGAACTGTGGACAACGAGCGCAAATCCAGCAACTGAACCTACCGACGAAGAACTGAAATCTTGTCTGATACACCGTGAAGTGAAAACGCCCCAATTTGTGGAATGGGAGCGATATTCAAGCTGGACGCGTTTGCACCGAACGGTAGGACACGTTCACCGGTACTTGCGAAATTTGCAGCAGACAACGAACAAAGAACAACTACAGGACGGACCGCTTACGCAGGAGGAGCTATTGAAGGCCGAAGCAACAATTTTCCGTTGGATCCAGATCGAAGAGTATCCTGATGAAGTCGCGACTCTGTGCAGCATCGAAGGCAAGAAGCGCAATCAACAAGtaaacctggagaaatccagcACGATTCGCAAGTTATCACCGTTCATGGATGAAGCTGGAGTAATTCGTTCAGATAGCCGGATCGTCGCCGCAGCATTTGCATCATACGACACGAGGTGCCCTATAGTCTTGCCCAAGGATCATCGAGTGACGCGGCTGCTAGTTACATGGTTTCACGAAAAATATCTTCACGCGAACAACGAAACCGTTGTTAACGAGATGAGGCAACGTTTCCATATCTCTCAACTGCGGTCGCTCGTGCGCAAAGTGTCTAATGAGTGTAGGACCTGTAAGATGCAGAAGTCAACTCCAGCGATACCCCGAATGGCACCACTCCCTGCAGCCAGGTTGCAGCCATACGTACGTCCCTTTTCATACGTGGGCATCGACTACTTTGGTCCCATTGCCGTAAAAGTAAACCGTAGTTCTGCCAAACGGTGGGTCGCGCTGTTTACCTGTATGACCACCAGGGCAGTGCATCTCGAGGTCGTTCACGCACTTTCTGCAGAATCATGTAAGATGGCGATCCGGCGTTTTATCGCACGTCGAGGAGCACCGGTTGAAATCCGAAGCGATAGGGGTACGAATTTTGTGGGCTCGAGCAACGAGCTAAGGCTGGAGATGAACCGAATTGATCGCCAGTTAGCAGAAACCTTCACTAACACCAACACGAATTGGGTGTTCAACCCGCCAGGAGCACCCCATATGGGTGGGGCTTGGGAGCGGCTTGTACGGTCCGTAAAAACTGCGCTAGCTGCGATGGATTGTGCCCGGACACCAAACGACGAAACTCTAGCTACCGTATTGTTGGAAGCAGAGGGTGTGGTGAACTCGAGGCCCCTAACTTATATTCCCTTGGAGACGGCACAGCAGGAAGCTTTAACGCCGAATCACTTTTTGTTGCTGAGCTCGAATGGTGTGACGCAGACTCCAAAGACATTAGCAGACCCGAAGCAAGTAAGCCGGAATGACTGGAATCTCTGTCGAACAATGGTAGATCAGTTCTGGCGTCGCTGGGTACGAGAATATCTCCCGACAATCGCACGCCGGACGAAATGGTTCGACGAGGTGAAGCCAATTCAGGTTGGAGACTTGGTTATAACAGTCGAGGAGAAGGTACGAAATGGGTGGAGTCGTGGACGGGTAGCCGAGGTCATCGTAGGGCGTGATGGACGAATCCGCGATGTGGTAGTGCAGACTGTGCATGGAATAGTTCATCGACCAGTGTCAAAGCTCGCGCGTTTGGATGTAGCAGAGAGTAAAACTGGACCGGAGATGCCTGACCAGCCTTACGGGTCGGGGAACTGTTACGGTAGCTCGCACCGATCCCATATGACTACCACGACATTGGGGCGCCCCTCGGAGAAACGTCATAGTGACAACTGAAGTTGTCACTGTTAACTGATAGCAGTAGATGTCAAAGAATGAGAAGAGGAAAAAGGATGTGATGCTCGATAGTGTATGAAGtgaactgcatttgttatttcattaaaaagctttattttcttattttcaatagctaaaaatagtaagTGAGCCTAGAATTATATGAATTCGATAAAACTAATCCTAACTACCTTTGATTAGGTGGCAATCAGCCTACGAAAAGTGGATTTTCTCTCGTCAGTGAGCATAGGTTGTAGAGTTGAGGTTATAAAAACGTGAGTTGCCtgaatttaatgaaaatgaatttGTAATCTTGATGAAAAATAATTATACTTTATAGCGTTCTACATCTGTTCTGTTGCTCATATAAGCTTGTTGGGTTCATTGAGTGGGTGAAAAAGAGACCGATGTAAGTAAATGTACTCCTCATAGACCTTTAAGTATATGTATTAATAAAACCATGTAGCTTTTAGCTCTCACACACGTTACACACAAACGAAGGTGTTTGCTCAGGAGACTTCTCGAAACCCCACCACCCAACAGCTactacatccaacaggctaaggatgccctccaaaccccatcaattgttcactagttcacaccTTGCTGAGTCTCCAAAGTCGTCGAAcgatggataaaccggaaaaatagagagaattaccgaaaattaacgcgcgattctcactttgcttcaccctccgtacataaacttggaactacgacggatggcacaacgaaaacgcgaactgggcactgtttactttttagtcaatcaactcccaacaaactgccgaatcttacgggcaaactgtttcgatgttccatttcctcatatatgcacatttattactctaaccaaataaaaactttgcaaaaatagcaggtttaactgtttccacatgtctgtgctggacgaccgcgcgatttatataattgcatatggtagataagtgtaacgctaggaagcgaccatgaatataatttatgaaaatgcttgtttctattcatatttctggtcaacacattcatgatattatgaattttaattatgatattatgagttggcagacatcataagaacatgattttttattcatgatgaggggaatggattttttttccgtgtagaCATAACGCTAGCAGAATTAGTCTCGAGATgacaaattggcatgtgtcagatgtaGAATctatatctgaccatcgctacattttttttgaacatgttaatgttacttcgcaaactttgcgtttcaggaatccccggtcaatcaactgggatctctttaccgatttggttgcagccaaatttcatggatactcatcatccatcgacactccaagtgattttcaTGATGCTATTGATATTATAACGGCTTTCAtcatggaaacttttgaagaagctcgccctctgcggtctgtgaagaccacaagagaaaccccttaatggaactctgatctggcgaagctcaggaagctatgtagaaagagttggaacagacgacgttcagctagatcggaggctttcaggttggctcgcaaggccagtggtggaaattgatcgcgaacgtgtgcttacgcgctacaaaaaaatgccaccgcatcgcaaacctttgctgtgcgatggtgttcgtacgtctgtggctcacgatcgtacgacacgaacgctaacgagtgcatcgcatcttttgcaagcgcgatgcttttttattttagaggttcgcggccgatatttctgtaatgaaatcaaatgttggtaaactttttcgtcgatatcatttattggaatggtacctgaccagtataatcataaaacacccaactaattacctttaagtgtacaaaaaatggcaacaaaccaagtgctctacgttgtgatccttctggcgaaccaaatgcgattctgctcgttcgacatttgttttgtgttggttcgtcgatccgggaaatcgtgaaccgttctctctttttgggttcgcgagcgcgtgagcaaagattgtgtttgatgcgaaccaaaaaacacgtcaagcgcatgatgctttccaccactgcgcAAGGCTTACCAGAAAGCtccccggtctgctgaacgatccggctggaaaaacctttgtacaaatgtttccagtttgagtgaagtcagtcggttgaaaaaatccttgcaaaatctaaggattttcaagtgaacgaacttcgtttgccaaaaatgatttcacttcctctgatgaggaagttttgaaatgtttattcagtacactcttccccggatgtgtggatattacatctttggaTGAAAATGATGTCTTTTGTTGCAGTTATGACTCTTTGGCTTCGGCTCGGAATAACATAACTtttgaatcgattgagtgggcactaaatagctttgctcttttcaactctcctggggcagatgagaTTTATCGTTTTctgcttcagaaggaattttattatttcaataatgttttgaaaaaaaaatgtttgccgTTTTGCTACAGGATATATTTCCAATTCCTGGCGGGatatactgtaaagtttattccgaaagtgggtggTGCGTCgtttgaagaagcaaagagtttcagacctatcaatttgacctcttttctttttgtttgtgcaattttgattaaaaatggtttctgcaaaaacgaaacacTTTTctcaccagggaaaaattcaggagataccttgatccatactctacatgtgtacgaaaaccgattttgaaaatattgcttcgttattttgttaaaaatcaaaaacctaaaagtgaggaaatggatccagtttcgccttaaagcacttgcttcggccaactttaGGTCAAGGTTAGTTATCGCTAGTCggactcaaatcgaggagctgaattcagcaaacgctgagGGTAAGGTAATGCAAATGTCTGCTAAAAGTCCCCAAAGAACTAAACAGTTTTCAAAAACCTCAAAATGATTCAATCGACGCTAACATTATTGTTAGCCCAAAACCAAATGCACCACATCCTGCGTCAGTAAAACTCTCGCCAATTACTTCCAATCACGATACGTGCTGAAATCTTTCAATTACTTGTTCAAAGATGATTTTTTCCTGTTTTTCCCCGCCGATCTGCACATCTGCACACTCCCGGCATTGCTTTCCCGGACGAAGTACTTCACGGTGGTGGTAAACTTGCATGCCTTATACCCACTCTTTTTTCCGCCTTTCACAATTTTACATCCTTTTTGCTCTCTTTACGAGATTTCACTGCGGCATGGTTGTGTACAcacagccagccagtcagcccaagcgagcgagcgagcgagcgaccGGCGAAGACCGAAGCGAGCTGCCGCACAAGAATTTCATTTTCCGCAATTACACTTTCCGCCATGAAAGGAAGCCGAGCTGCTTATTGATGTTTGATGATGCCAAGGATGAGCTGTTGCTAGCAGGAAAAATTGCGAACAAATTTATCTGATCGAGTCGTGGCACTAACCAAGCGGGTGGTGAGAGGGGCGACGGCAGCGACGACGACGGATGGGATGAAATAAATTACTCTTCCAGGATTTACTCTCCGGTCTTGGATGGTGCAGCCTTTCTCTACTTTGCGTTCAATGTTGTAAGAGCGTCCTGTGGATCCGAGATGTTCTGTTTGAATGATTTGTACGCTTAGAGCTTTCTGTACGTTATAGGTAGGTACTGTTCTCTATGGACTTTGATGTTTTTGAAATCATCTTCGATTCCATCATTGGAGAAAAGGTTTGATGCTTCTGATTACTCATCAAAAGGTTACAAGTTCAATCTAAGACACATTCACCTGTTGCGAACCAAAAACTTGCTGTACACTGAAGATTTACAATGCAGTAATATTTACCTGCATGTTTTTCGTGCATCTACCCAACAACCGAGTCAACTCTTGTAAATATTTTTATTCGCTTTTGTATTCACAAAATAacttgaatggttcgtcattttCAGGGGTAACATGTGTAATATTATAGTCAACATGAAAACAAATGTTTTGATTCAAATAGAAGTTGTTGTAGTTTCCGGTCTAgtataggactactaaccccaattcaaggtgttgtcggtaccaagagtacctatagtcgaaacggagcggagtcaattattgacgtgaccttttgtagtcctggcctaacaagtagttcgaactggagagtagacgatagctacactcacagcgaccaactggcggttcgctacagtatcgactacaacaacagcaggcagcgagtagaagaagaggcggctaggccaaggccgagCCCTCGCAGGTGAAAGACA contains:
- the LOC134290439 gene encoding uncharacterized protein LOC134290439, with protein sequence MSRSTKGSRKVKNHCQACGAADTDRMVSCCHCGSWWHFECVGVNDSIAELDRVFNCPKCQKPSTQVPVDKAPSRKAGSVSSACSSRASRARLELEKLEAQKALAVKRLELQRREQDRKHKEAELLFQQKKAEDEAALEQLQLQLEETVMNESFRLRDIIAQEGGDDEDIRSVGSVESTSSKVRRWRALNSTMAASTEQAPTVPTISETTTTTTTTPARQDGEQQPTSKQGVLEVALAGISLGQSAMEPTLGGLIGRTESTILSTTSRNCTNICQIPPAPLGPSVSSLRTTLEHSNPSTPNFPTVSNVGASLPFNRSLMGIQSRGVHSDNPCGQVSAQFIRTNEVNRSSVDRNSGVVTVADLLGGLHPRQPIPAEFEPGQPALQQPPARDPELQRRDPEQRSQHGQPHPQVLPVYYGPTPQQLAARHVMTKELPTFSGNPEDWPLFISAYANSTQACGFSDSENLARLQRCLKGHALESVRSRLLLPASVPHVLATLETLYGRPELLIHALLQKIRGVPAPKQDRLDTLIGFGMAVQNLSDHLEAGRHEAHLNNPMLLFELVEKLPAHMKLDWSLYKQRCGEVNIRSFAQYMETLVRAATDVTLQYDPKQQPRLLKEKIGKDKNFCGTHSTEDSAPVTPKVATEYSKRGSSPACLICQNPEHRVRDCSEFRKKTVDERWKTIQQLNLCRLCLGAHGRRPCKIRKQCDTEGCQRRHHPLLHSKQDFSDIKRCTDGSKQGNRDGRPTGNNVQVENKQDQHDPKPSSSKVATNHHFAGKTTLFRIIPVTLHGNNRSVSVYAFLDDGSEKTLVDEEVVKQLGVVGETQPLCLQWTANVKRTEANSQRVTLEIAGHSSLSRHSLTDVRTVSKLDLPKQSLRYAEISEAFPYLKGLPIADYNNAQPQILIGNDNAHVTSTLKLRDGQPGEPIAAKSRLGWTVYGSSQEKSVDQAHSFHICECQEDDQTLHELVEQFFSVESLGVMQIQPTESEEVQRSHRILKETTRRIGQRFETGLLWKYDRFEFPDSYGMAVRRLQCLERRMRNDPIIGESVTRQISEYQTKGYIHKATREELDEADPRRTWYLPLGVVINPKKPSKIRIFCDAAAKVDGVSLNTMLLKGPDLLRTLLDVIFGFREKRIALCADLKEMFHQIRIRHDDRHAQRLLWREDPTQEPEVYLMDVATFGATCSPCSAQYVKNVNAEQYSEAYPAAANAIIRKHYVDDYLDSADDVEQAVKLALEVKYVHSQGGFHLRNWLSNSKEVLARVGESGPATEKCLQLDKNGSTERVLGMYWRPDEDVFTFSSTLATEAKHPTKRQALRVVMSPFDPAGLLCFFLIHGKILIQDLWRAKTDWDQLIPEKLLEKWERWTDLFRYLDQIKIPRSYFPQHSAKDIVSLQLHVYVDASEEAYACVGYLRAVFPDEIKVALVGAKSKVAPLKAHSIPRLELMAAVIGVRLAKSILNGHSLVIEKVSYWSDSKTVLAWINSDHRNYRQFVACRVGEILSKSTPEDWRWVPTKKNVADEATKWGKGPRLSSDSRWFRGEEDLYLPEELWTTSANPATEPTDEELKSCLIHREVKTPQFVEWERYSSWTRLHRTVGHVHRYLRNLQQTTNKEQLQDGPLTQEELLKAEATIFRWIQIEEYPDEVATLCSIEGKKRNQQVNLEKSSTIRKLSPFMDEAGVIRSDSRIVAAAFASYDTRCPIVLPKDHRVTRLLVTWFHEKYLHANNETVVNEMRQRFHISQLRSLVRKVSNECRTCKMQKSTPAIPRMAPLPAARLQPYVRPFSYVGIDYFGPIAVKVNRSSAKRWVALFTCMTTRAVHLEVVHALSAESCKMAIRRFIARRGAPVEIRSDRGTNFVGSSNELRLEMNRIDRQLAETFTNTNTNWVFNPPGAPHMGGAWERLVRSVKTALAAMDCARTPNDETLATVLLEAEGVVNSRPLTYIPLETAQQEALTPNHFLLLSSNGVTQTPKTLADPKQVSRNDWNLCRTMVDQFWRRWVREYLPTIARRTKWFDEVKPIQVGDLVITVEEKVRNGWSRGRVAEVIVGRDGRIRDVVVQTVHGIVHRPVSKLARLDVAESKTGPEMPDQPYGSGNCYGSSHRSHMTTTTLGRPSEKRHSDN